A genomic region of Rhodothermia bacterium contains the following coding sequences:
- a CDS encoding TonB-dependent receptor produces the protein MYRHVLSFYVLWLCCVLVCLQNLHAQGRVVVSGYVSDTTTGERLIGASVYAASLKIGTVSNRYGFFSLMVPKDSLVLAVSFVGYKSRFWALRPEKNLMIEAGLTPETATGNVEITAHHRRSGVETAETSTIEIPIHQIKALPALLGEADVIKALQLMPGVQSGSEGSSGLYVRGGGPDQNLILVDDTPVYNVSHLFGFFSVFNADAIQSVSLSKGGFPARYGGRLSSVVEISLKEGNLRDWKTEGSIGLVASKIAVQGPIIRDKMSVFVSARRTYIDVLARPVLRRFSDEDPDRDVESGYYFYDLNAKWNWIPSQKDRFFLSWYSGKDAFYLDQKQLFNQKKNENLLQVGMDWGNIASAFRWNHLFNNRLFANTVLSLSNYALTADYAESEYAFLTPQNKDEYAAQYTSGIRDWRLKTDWDWSAHARHIIRFGAWAIRHRFVPAVAQVSIQDGSSAPIETEFKPQSDKIFSTESALYIEDDWQASGRLRLNGGIHLSGYWVRGRSFFSAQPRISARFKAGRYALKASFAHVQQPLHLLTTSSIGLPTDLWLPATEKVPPSYATQTALGLVREWDGWEATVEAYYKPMKGIIEYKPGANFVNQPALDWQEKVVIGKGLSRGLEFFVQKITGKTTGWMGYTLAQSTRIFKDLNEGKSFPYRYDRLHDVVLMIQYKANERVAFSGTWVYGTGNALTLAVSKVAGASRPWESGTTYWYYGSRNSYRMSPYHRMDLGVNFNKLLKIKPLGEFSRVISLSVYNAYNRKNAFFIYEGEDPITLNKSFRQASLFPIIPAISYAFRF, from the coding sequence ATGTATAGACACGTCCTATCTTTTTATGTGCTTTGGCTTTGTTGTGTGCTTGTATGTCTGCAAAACCTTCATGCGCAAGGACGGGTTGTGGTCAGTGGGTATGTTTCCGATACAACTACTGGCGAACGTCTCATCGGGGCGAGTGTGTATGCGGCTTCGCTGAAAATAGGTACGGTGAGTAATCGGTATGGTTTTTTTAGCTTAATGGTTCCGAAGGATTCTCTGGTACTGGCCGTTAGTTTTGTCGGCTACAAAAGCCGTTTTTGGGCACTTCGCCCAGAAAAAAACCTTATGATCGAGGCCGGACTAACGCCTGAAACCGCCACAGGGAACGTAGAAATTACCGCCCATCATCGTCGCTCTGGAGTGGAGACGGCAGAAACCAGTACCATCGAGATTCCCATTCATCAGATCAAAGCCCTGCCAGCGCTTCTGGGCGAGGCGGATGTCATTAAGGCGCTCCAACTCATGCCCGGCGTTCAGTCCGGCTCCGAGGGCAGCTCGGGGCTATACGTCCGAGGCGGTGGACCAGATCAAAACCTGATCTTGGTGGATGATACGCCCGTTTATAATGTGAGTCATCTTTTTGGTTTTTTTTCGGTGTTTAATGCTGACGCCATACAGTCGGTTTCACTCTCTAAGGGTGGATTTCCGGCGCGGTATGGTGGACGGTTGTCCTCCGTGGTGGAAATTTCGCTCAAGGAAGGGAACCTGCGCGACTGGAAAACGGAAGGCTCTATTGGCTTGGTAGCCTCTAAAATAGCCGTTCAAGGCCCCATCATACGAGACAAAATGAGTGTCTTTGTTTCGGCAAGACGTACCTATATAGATGTACTTGCACGTCCGGTATTGCGCCGTTTCTCGGACGAAGATCCCGATCGCGATGTGGAAAGCGGTTATTATTTTTATGATTTAAACGCCAAATGGAATTGGATCCCTTCGCAGAAAGACCGTTTCTTTCTAAGTTGGTACAGTGGAAAAGACGCTTTCTATCTTGATCAGAAACAACTGTTTAACCAAAAAAAGAATGAGAACTTGCTGCAAGTTGGAATGGATTGGGGGAACATCGCCTCGGCATTTAGATGGAATCATTTGTTCAACAACCGGCTGTTTGCCAATACCGTACTTTCTCTGAGCAACTATGCCCTGACGGCAGACTACGCAGAGTCCGAATACGCCTTTCTTACGCCGCAAAACAAGGATGAATACGCGGCTCAATATACATCTGGAATTCGGGATTGGCGGCTCAAAACGGACTGGGACTGGTCTGCCCATGCACGGCATATCATTCGGTTTGGTGCATGGGCTATCCGTCATCGTTTTGTTCCGGCAGTGGCACAAGTCTCAATTCAGGACGGCAGTTCTGCACCTATTGAAACCGAGTTTAAGCCGCAATCCGATAAAATCTTTAGCACAGAGTCTGCTTTGTATATCGAAGACGATTGGCAGGCTTCTGGACGGTTACGCCTTAATGGTGGCATACATCTTTCGGGATATTGGGTGAGGGGGCGAAGTTTTTTTTCGGCACAACCCCGTATTTCTGCAAGATTTAAAGCCGGACGATATGCTCTTAAAGCCTCCTTTGCGCATGTTCAGCAACCACTCCATTTGCTCACAACCAGTAGCATAGGACTTCCGACCGATTTATGGCTACCTGCTACCGAAAAAGTGCCGCCTTCCTATGCCACACAAACAGCCTTGGGCCTTGTACGCGAGTGGGACGGATGGGAGGCGACCGTAGAAGCCTATTACAAACCCATGAAGGGGATTATTGAATACAAACCAGGGGCGAATTTTGTAAACCAACCTGCATTGGACTGGCAGGAAAAGGTGGTCATCGGCAAAGGGCTTTCTCGCGGATTAGAGTTTTTCGTGCAGAAAATAACAGGGAAAACAACGGGGTGGATGGGTTATACCTTGGCGCAAAGTACCAGAATTTTCAAAGACTTAAACGAGGGAAAATCCTTCCCATACCGCTATGACCGCTTGCACGATGTGGTTTTGATGATCCAATACAAAGCAAATGAACGGGTGGCATTTTCTGGAACATGGGTTTATGGAACGGGCAATGCCCTTACGTTGGCCGTCTCGAAGGTTGCGGGGGCAAGCCGCCCTTGGGAAAGTGGCACAACCTATTGGTACTATGGCAGCCGGAACAGCTATCGCATGTCGCCCTATCACCGAATGGATCTAGGTGTTAATTTTAATAAATTGTTAAAAATTAAACCCTTAGGCGAATTTTCAAGAGTGATTTCGCTGAGTGTGTATAATGCCTATAACCGCAAAAATGCCTTTTTTATTTATGAAGGTGAAGACCCTATTACCCTTAATAAATCCTTCCGACAAGCCAGTCTGTTCCCTATTATTCCCGCAATCTCGTATGCGTTTCGGTTTTAA
- a CDS encoding zf-HC2 domain-containing protein has translation MIQALKHRLGIDLRCQDAHHFLTDYFENALTEDQKWRFEQHLRLCRNCKAYLSRYKATIGLLHEMPKTPSPPTELVEHTIDFLKTELKKISL, from the coding sequence ATGATTCAAGCCCTTAAACATAGGTTGGGAATAGACCTTCGTTGCCAAGATGCCCACCATTTCCTCACGGACTATTTTGAAAATGCCTTAACCGAAGACCAAAAATGGCGATTCGAGCAACACTTGCGTCTTTGCCGAAATTGCAAAGCCTACCTTTCTCGGTACAAGGCGACCATCGGTCTATTACATGAAATGCCCAAAACGCCGTCCCCTCCCACCGAACTTGTGGAACATACGATAGACTTCCTCAAAACTGAGTTAAAGAAAATATCTTTATGA
- a CDS encoding S8 family serine peptidase, translated as MKKLLLSFWMFLALYASTNVHAQAPKNWYNLDPERDNVPGVSTERMYKELLTGRSGKTVVVAVIDSGVDVGHEDLKSVLWVNPKEIPGNGIDDDKNGYVDDVHGWSFLGGKDGRNVSHDTGEVTRFVVAMRGKCENANPANMQGKDKSDCERYATAKAEVESKRAEAKSQLSQIQMTKTMIGNTMSALKRLLGDKAPTPENAYDLKPEAKDKQFVTIGQNIIENLAGAGKSFDTVEEMQAFIDADIEEGLNYFDARANYFYNTDFDPRSIVGDDYNNLNERGYGNNDYQGPDADHGTHVAGIIAADRTNNLGTMGVADNVRIMVLRAVPDGDERDKDIANAIYYAVDNGASIINMSFGKGYSPQKEAVDKAIQYAASKDVLIVHAAGNDAANIDETPNFPVDWFGPDDSKDRSRRPKNMIEVGASNWESGENALASFSNFGKSEVDVFAPGVDIYAPVPGSKYKRLVALG; from the coding sequence ATGAAAAAACTCCTTCTTTCTTTTTGGATGTTTTTGGCCTTATATGCCAGCACGAACGTCCATGCCCAAGCGCCAAAAAATTGGTATAATTTAGACCCGGAGCGAGACAACGTCCCCGGCGTCTCAACCGAGCGGATGTATAAAGAACTCTTGACGGGGCGTAGCGGCAAAACGGTTGTTGTGGCTGTGATTGACTCTGGGGTGGATGTTGGTCACGAAGATTTAAAATCCGTTCTTTGGGTTAATCCAAAAGAGATTCCGGGCAATGGCATAGATGACGATAAAAATGGCTATGTGGATGATGTACATGGCTGGAGTTTCCTCGGCGGAAAAGATGGCCGAAACGTAAGCCACGACACCGGCGAAGTCACCCGCTTTGTGGTCGCTATGCGCGGCAAATGCGAAAATGCCAACCCTGCAAATATGCAAGGCAAAGACAAAAGTGATTGCGAACGGTATGCAACGGCAAAGGCTGAAGTGGAAAGTAAGCGCGCAGAAGCCAAGTCGCAACTCAGTCAAATCCAAATGACCAAAACGATGATTGGCAATACCATGAGTGCCCTTAAACGTCTTCTTGGTGACAAAGCGCCGACGCCAGAAAACGCTTATGATCTAAAACCAGAAGCAAAAGACAAACAATTTGTTACCATCGGACAAAACATCATCGAAAACTTGGCCGGAGCAGGAAAATCGTTTGACACCGTAGAGGAAATGCAGGCATTTATTGACGCCGACATAGAAGAGGGTCTTAATTACTTCGACGCACGCGCCAACTACTTCTATAACACAGATTTTGACCCACGAAGCATTGTCGGAGACGACTACAACAACCTGAACGAGCGTGGTTATGGTAATAACGACTACCAAGGGCCAGATGCAGACCACGGCACGCACGTTGCCGGAATTATTGCTGCCGACCGTACCAATAACTTGGGAACAATGGGCGTGGCAGATAATGTACGGATTATGGTGTTACGTGCCGTTCCCGATGGCGACGAACGCGATAAAGATATTGCCAACGCAATTTATTATGCCGTTGATAATGGTGCAAGCATCATTAACATGAGCTTTGGAAAAGGCTACTCCCCACAGAAAGAGGCCGTAGATAAGGCCATTCAATATGCCGCTTCTAAAGACGTACTGATTGTTCATGCTGCAGGAAATGACGCCGCCAATATAGACGAAACCCCAAACTTTCCGGTAGATTGGTTTGGGCCTGATGACAGCAAAGACCGGTCGCGACGGCCTAAAAACATGATCGAAGTGGGTGCCTCCAATTGGGAAAGCGGCGAAAATGCCTTAGCCTCCTTCTCTAATTTTGGCAAATCGGAAGTGGATGTTTTTGCGCCCGGCGTGGACATTTACGCGCCCGTGCCCGGATCGAAATACAAGAGACTTGTTGCATTGGGATAA
- the xseB gene encoding exodeoxyribonuclease VII small subunit: MAQDPSEYTFSEAIQALEQIVRTLEQPIALEEALTLYEQGLSLADFCEVRLQEAQLRIEKRFLEPS, translated from the coding sequence ATGGCCCAGGATCCTTCTGAATACACTTTTAGCGAAGCCATCCAAGCGTTAGAACAGATTGTCCGCACACTTGAGCAACCGATCGCCTTAGAAGAAGCGCTCACGCTGTATGAGCAAGGCTTATCTCTTGCGGATTTCTGTGAAGTTCGCCTGCAAGAAGCCCAACTGCGTATCGAAAAACGATTCTTAGAACCCTCCTAA
- a CDS encoding 1-deoxy-D-xylulose-5-phosphate synthase — MTERQTAHIPGPMLAQIDQPHILRELPIEKLPQVAEELRQYIIDIISVHGGHFAASLGVVELTVALHYMYNTPKDQIVWDVGHQAYGHKILTGRRDVFHSNRKYQGISGFPKRSESEFDTFGVGHASTSISAALGMAKARDISGTDQKVVAIIGDGSLTGGLAFEGLNNAGTAKSDLLVILNDNRMSIDPNVGALNEYLAEITAGKGWNTLRDEVWDLLEKMKGKGGGTMQRFIGRIENGMKAALTPGGLFEALGFRYFGPVDGHDVVQLAKILDDLKDLKGPILLHCMTVKGKGFAPAEQDQLKWHAQSSPFDKLTGESLVKPDPGKRKIPNWQDIFGDAILELAQENPKIVGITAAMPSGTGLSKMMKQMPNRAFDVGIAEMHAVVEAAGMATQGLKPFVAIYSSFLQRAYDGIIHDVALQDLPVVFCMDRAGLVGADGATHHGVLDIPFLRCVQNLVVAAPMEAQDLRNLMYSASIYEKGPYAIRYPRGGTPADQRAPFEEIPLGTGRKVANGTDLAILSYGAIGQSVHKVRLLLQEAGVEAAHYDLRFVKPLDAPLLEEVFSTYDTVVTIEDGVVQGGAGSAVLEWMCDHGYKADVLRLGLPDTFVEHGTQDELYAEVGLDPKGIATQTLNFLRQTQTMSA; from the coding sequence ATGACAGAACGCCAAACCGCTCATATCCCCGGCCCTATGCTCGCACAGATAGACCAACCACACATTCTGCGCGAATTGCCCATAGAAAAATTGCCACAAGTTGCTGAAGAGCTAAGACAATACATCATTGACATCATCTCTGTGCATGGTGGGCACTTTGCCGCTTCGCTTGGTGTGGTTGAACTGACGGTTGCCCTACATTACATGTACAACACCCCCAAAGACCAGATTGTTTGGGATGTGGGTCATCAGGCATATGGCCATAAAATCCTAACTGGTAGGCGCGACGTTTTCCACTCCAACCGCAAATACCAAGGCATTTCGGGATTTCCAAAGCGCTCCGAGTCCGAGTTTGATACCTTTGGGGTTGGCCATGCTTCCACGTCCATCTCCGCAGCTTTGGGGATGGCGAAGGCACGCGACATTTCGGGTACAGACCAAAAAGTGGTGGCCATTATCGGTGATGGCTCGCTGACTGGAGGCTTGGCTTTTGAAGGGCTGAACAATGCCGGAACCGCCAAGTCCGATTTGTTGGTGATCTTGAACGATAACCGCATGTCTATTGACCCCAACGTGGGCGCACTGAACGAGTACTTGGCTGAGATCACTGCCGGAAAAGGCTGGAATACACTACGTGACGAGGTGTGGGATCTTCTTGAAAAAATGAAGGGGAAAGGTGGTGGAACCATGCAACGTTTCATCGGACGGATCGAAAATGGCATGAAGGCCGCCTTAACACCGGGTGGGCTATTCGAGGCACTCGGCTTCCGGTATTTTGGCCCCGTGGATGGCCACGATGTTGTACAACTCGCCAAAATTTTGGACGACCTAAAAGACCTAAAAGGCCCTATTTTGCTGCATTGCATGACCGTCAAAGGAAAGGGTTTTGCACCTGCCGAGCAAGACCAACTCAAGTGGCACGCTCAAAGCTCGCCCTTCGATAAACTTACCGGAGAATCGTTGGTCAAACCAGATCCGGGTAAACGTAAAATCCCGAATTGGCAAGATATTTTTGGGGATGCCATCCTAGAATTGGCCCAAGAAAACCCTAAAATTGTAGGTATTACGGCGGCCATGCCCAGTGGAACAGGTCTGAGTAAGATGATGAAGCAAATGCCCAATCGCGCCTTTGATGTGGGTATTGCCGAGATGCACGCCGTTGTAGAAGCTGCAGGAATGGCAACACAAGGGCTAAAACCGTTTGTGGCCATCTATTCCAGTTTTTTACAACGGGCATATGATGGCATTATTCATGACGTAGCCTTGCAAGACCTTCCGGTCGTGTTCTGTATGGATCGTGCCGGATTGGTGGGCGCTGATGGCGCAACGCATCACGGCGTATTAGACATTCCTTTCCTCCGTTGTGTTCAAAATTTGGTGGTCGCCGCACCTATGGAGGCCCAAGACCTCCGTAACCTGATGTACTCGGCCAGTATATACGAAAAAGGCCCATACGCCATTCGGTATCCAAGAGGCGGAACACCAGCAGACCAGCGGGCGCCCTTCGAGGAAATACCACTTGGAACAGGTCGCAAAGTAGCGAATGGAACTGATCTGGCGATTCTAAGCTATGGTGCGATCGGACAGTCTGTTCACAAAGTCCGTCTCCTCCTTCAAGAAGCCGGTGTCGAGGCCGCACATTACGACCTACGGTTTGTGAAACCTTTGGATGCGCCCCTCCTCGAAGAGGTCTTCTCCACCTACGACACGGTTGTCACCATAGAAGATGGCGTCGTTCAAGGCGGAGCCGGAAGTGCTGTCTTGGAATGGATGTGCGATCATGGGTATAAAGCCGATGTTCTCCGGCTTGGACTACCCGATACGTTCGTAGAACATGGCACACAAGACGAGCTTTATGCGGAAGTCGGTTTAGATCCAAAAGGAATCGCAACCCAAACCTTAAATTTTCTACGACAAACCCAAACAATGAGTGCGTAA
- a CDS encoding sigma-70 family RNA polymerase sigma factor — protein MPGTNTYTDQLSHLEALRNRDDAAITRMVREETPKLYRCIARLIRDPDEVQNLVQETFLQALLRIDQFRGEAKFSTWLCAIGVNLARTNLRKAYRTEVMEESEIEALQPMFLVNGHAQEQYQMWNPEQGLIRREQIRLLYEAIEQLPEAYRVAILLRDLEDLPMDEVASILQITEGNLRVRLHRARNALQKRLTHYDSSP, from the coding sequence TTGCCTGGAACAAATACCTATACCGATCAACTAAGCCATCTAGAGGCCCTCCGCAACAGGGACGATGCGGCGATAACGCGCATGGTTCGAGAAGAAACGCCCAAATTGTATCGGTGTATTGCTCGCTTAATCAGAGATCCAGACGAAGTTCAGAACTTGGTACAAGAAACGTTTCTTCAGGCATTGCTCAGGATTGACCAGTTCAGAGGTGAGGCTAAGTTTTCTACTTGGTTGTGTGCTATTGGGGTCAACTTGGCACGCACCAACTTGCGAAAAGCGTATCGCACGGAGGTCATGGAGGAATCCGAAATAGAGGCCCTTCAGCCAATGTTTCTTGTTAACGGACATGCCCAAGAGCAGTACCAAATGTGGAATCCAGAACAGGGCCTAATCCGAAGAGAGCAAATCCGGCTGCTATATGAGGCCATAGAACAACTACCGGAAGCATATCGGGTGGCTATTTTATTACGAGACCTTGAAGACTTACCGATGGATGAAGTAGCCTCGATCCTCCAAATTACCGAAGGAAACCTACGAGTCCGGCTCCACCGTGCCCGAAACGCCCTTCAGAAACGATTAACCCATTATGATTCAAGCCCTTAA
- a CDS encoding glycosyltransferase family 1 protein, giving the protein MKIVILTLGTRGDVQPYAVLGQALQQRGHQVTLSTAKNFEQLVKSYDINFVPVEADFEQLLNSEEGKKMMKGNPFAVKRNINTWVYPLITNSLTTFYKLAKESDIVLYHVKTLADSFADQFPYKMIRTNVLPIIEPTSEFANPAFSGLFIPKFLNRLTYLFSNLSINLLSKPIRQFRAKFDLPKKFHIPIIKDIYGISSAFLPVPKDFPKRVKFTGFWLGTSKTELTNDVVEFLNEGEPPLLLTFGSMPFKSKFDLQSVLLKLSIELGIRIIVVRGWGLDQTEKLENQPNIKVIASAPYEKLFPLTKAIIHHGGIGTTAECLRAGKPFMICPILYPIGDQKFWGQHAYKRGLAVEPIPIKKMTEKMFLAGVQELLTRQQLYENAKQMQVFINDENGLQKTIEEIERHCAFSPNR; this is encoded by the coding sequence ATGAAAATAGTGATATTAACATTAGGAACACGTGGCGATGTGCAACCTTACGCTGTTTTAGGACAAGCACTCCAACAACGTGGACACCAAGTCACCTTATCAACAGCAAAAAACTTTGAGCAACTCGTAAAATCATATGATATTAATTTTGTACCAGTAGAAGCAGATTTTGAGCAGCTTTTAAACTCAGAAGAAGGAAAAAAAATGATGAAGGGGAACCCTTTTGCGGTTAAGAGAAACATCAATACTTGGGTTTACCCCTTAATAACAAATTCTCTTACAACGTTTTACAAATTAGCAAAAGAAAGTGACATCGTTTTATATCATGTTAAGACATTGGCAGATAGTTTTGCCGATCAATTTCCGTATAAAATGATAAGAACGAATGTTTTACCCATTATAGAACCAACAAGTGAATTTGCCAACCCTGCATTTAGTGGTTTGTTCATTCCTAAATTTCTTAACAGGTTAACTTACCTGTTCTCAAATTTGAGTATAAATCTATTGTCAAAGCCTATTAGACAATTTAGGGCAAAATTTGACCTCCCAAAAAAATTCCATATTCCAATAATAAAGGATATTTACGGTATAAGTTCTGCATTTCTACCAGTTCCTAAAGACTTTCCAAAACGTGTGAAATTTACAGGATTTTGGCTCGGCACATCGAAAACGGAATTAACGAATGATGTAGTAGAATTTTTGAATGAAGGTGAACCACCATTGCTATTAACGTTTGGCAGTATGCCTTTTAAAAGTAAATTTGACTTGCAAAGTGTTCTGCTAAAACTATCAATAGAATTGGGTATAAGAATCATTGTGGTGAGGGGTTGGGGACTTGATCAAACAGAAAAACTTGAGAATCAGCCGAACATAAAAGTTATTGCATCAGCACCTTATGAAAAATTATTCCCCCTAACGAAGGCAATTATCCATCACGGTGGAATTGGGACAACAGCCGAATGTTTGAGGGCTGGAAAACCTTTTATGATTTGCCCAATATTGTACCCCATCGGCGACCAAAAATTCTGGGGGCAACATGCTTACAAAAGAGGACTTGCCGTCGAGCCAATCCCCATCAAAAAAATGACAGAGAAAATGTTTTTAGCGGGCGTCCAAGAACTATTGACGCGCCAGCAACTATATGAAAATGCAAAACAGATGCAGGTTTTCATCAATGACGAAAATGGACTCCAGAAAACCATCGAAGAAATAGAACGACACTGCGCTTTTTCCCCAAACCGATAG
- the aroA gene encoding 3-phosphoshikimate 1-carboxyvinyltransferase, whose translation MMIVYPAKVLQGEVLLPADKSISQRAALFAALGNGTSVLEGYASAADPQSMLSCIRQLGIEIEHASDGSLLVHGKGLHGLSKPDEPLDCGNSGTAMRFLAGVLAGQPFDSVLVGDASLSRRPMGRVANPLREMGARIKLTDGHAPIYIKGNPELRGIRYDMSIASAQVKSCVLLAGLFAKGETQVVEKVPTRDHTERMLGIPNKGGVLTVLGGTELPAQRYKIPRDFSAAAFFMVAASIVPGSELRLPQVGLNASRTGLLSVLREMGADITLENERETNGEPIADLRIRAAKLRGIALDGAVIANIIDEIPILAVAATQAEGITEIRGAEELRVKETDRISAMAINLARLGATVTEWPDGMRIIGGTKLKGATVETFLDHRIAMSMGVAALVADSPTEILEAHHAAVSFPDFWAQLEHVSKP comes from the coding sequence ATGATGATCGTTTATCCAGCCAAGGTTTTACAAGGCGAGGTTTTATTGCCTGCGGATAAGTCCATTTCCCAACGTGCGGCGCTTTTTGCCGCGCTTGGCAACGGCACTTCTGTGCTTGAAGGCTATGCCAGTGCTGCCGATCCGCAGTCCATGTTGTCGTGTATTCGGCAATTGGGTATTGAGATTGAACATGCGTCCGATGGAAGTCTGCTGGTGCATGGGAAAGGGCTACACGGCCTTAGCAAGCCCGATGAACCCTTAGATTGCGGAAATTCAGGAACGGCCATGCGGTTCTTGGCCGGTGTTTTGGCAGGCCAGCCGTTCGATTCAGTCTTGGTGGGAGATGCCTCTCTTTCTCGGCGTCCGATGGGGCGTGTGGCAAATCCTTTGCGCGAAATGGGCGCTCGTATTAAATTGACGGATGGCCATGCACCTATATATATAAAAGGAAACCCTGAACTCCGTGGGATTCGTTACGATATGTCTATTGCGTCGGCTCAGGTAAAAAGTTGTGTTTTATTGGCGGGGCTGTTTGCCAAGGGGGAAACCCAAGTGGTAGAGAAAGTGCCCACACGCGATCATACCGAGCGTATGTTGGGCATTCCAAACAAGGGGGGCGTCCTAACGGTTTTGGGTGGCACTGAACTTCCGGCGCAACGGTATAAAATCCCTCGCGACTTCTCGGCGGCGGCCTTTTTTATGGTGGCGGCCTCGATCGTTCCCGGTAGTGAATTGCGACTACCACAAGTGGGTTTAAATGCCTCAAGAACGGGGTTGTTAAGTGTTTTACGCGAAATGGGCGCGGATATTACCTTAGAAAATGAGCGGGAAACCAATGGCGAACCCATTGCCGATCTCCGGATTCGGGCTGCAAAATTAAGAGGAATCGCACTTGATGGGGCGGTGATTGCAAACATTATAGACGAAATTCCTATTTTGGCCGTTGCTGCCACACAAGCCGAAGGCATCACCGAAATTCGCGGGGCGGAAGAATTGCGCGTAAAAGAAACCGATAGGATTTCGGCTATGGCAATAAACCTTGCGAGGCTGGGCGCAACTGTAACGGAATGGCCGGATGGAATGCGCATCATTGGAGGAACAAAACTGAAAGGAGCAACCGTAGAGACCTTCTTAGACCACCGAATTGCGATGAGTATGGGCGTGGCGGCATTGGTGGCGGATAGTCCGACCGAGATTTTGGAGGCGCATCACGCGGCAGTTTCCTTCCCCGATTTTTGGGCACAACTTGAACACGTCAGCAAACCGTAG